The DNA sequence AATGGAAATAATCCGAAGCGATCGCTTGGTCTTCTTTCCCGAAGGTGCTCTCATGAACCAGCACATCGGCATTTTTTGCCAGAACGACCGTATTTTTCGTTCTTCTTGTGTCGCCCAGAATCGTTACGACGCGTCCCTTAGTTGTTTTCCCGATAAAGTCCAGCCCGTTGATCGTTCTCCCGTCAGGCAAAACAACCGTCTCTCCATTTTTCAGCTTTCCATAAAGAGGTCCCGCGGGAACAGCCATCTCCTTCAGCTTATCGGCCTGCAATTCGCCTGGATAGTCGGCCTCTTCGACGCGGTACCCATAGGATGTGATGCCGTGATTGAGCTTTGCGCAGCTCACACGGAACTGCTCATCTTCAAACACTACGCCATCCTCAGTTATTTCATGAAAGAAGATCGGATAACGCAGGTGGGACTGGGATATGCGCAAGCTGGTCAGCACAAATTCCTTGATTCCGACAGGGCCATAGATGTTCAATGGCGTGTTTCCGCCTTGGAAAGCTCTGCTGCTCAAGAAACCGGGCAACCCGAATATATGATCTCCATGCAGATGGGTGATGAAGATCTTTTCAACTTTCCTCGGTCGGATCGTTGTTTTGAGCACACGCTGCTGTGTCCCCTCCCCGCAGTCAAAAAGCCAGATGGCATTGCGTTCATCCAACAGTTTCAATGCGATGCTGGAAAGGTTTCTGCTGGTGGAAGGAACACCGGCTCCGGTGCCTAAAAATTGAATTTTCATAATCAGTTGCTCCCATTTTCATCATTTAATTCTTGATAGAT is a window from the uncultured Trichococcus sp. genome containing:
- the rnz gene encoding ribonuclease Z, with protein sequence MKIQFLGTGAGVPSTSRNLSSIALKLLDERNAIWLFDCGEGTQQRVLKTTIRPRKVEKIFITHLHGDHIFGLPGFLSSRAFQGGNTPLNIYGPVGIKEFVLTSLRISQSHLRYPIFFHEITEDGVVFEDEQFRVSCAKLNHGITSYGYRVEEADYPGELQADKLKEMAVPAGPLYGKLKNGETVVLPDGRTINGLDFIGKTTKGRVVTILGDTRRTKNTVVLAKNADVLVHESTFGKEDQAIASDYFHSTCIDAANVAKEANVKQLYLTHISARYLNGNAHQLQRDARKVFPNTKLVNDYDEFEIALTKQA